Proteins from one Periplaneta americana isolate PAMFEO1 chromosome 6, P.americana_PAMFEO1_priV1, whole genome shotgun sequence genomic window:
- the LOC138701735 gene encoding lipid droplet-associated hydrolase-like: MACKTTEGFVTVNGVSTNVITWGGWIEDKLNEDQKELILLIPGNPGSAGYYTTFLTKLHSQLGVPIWAVSHAGHVLPPPTRQNLPPLEQNPDLYNLEGQVEHKLAFIEKYVPKNVKLILIGHSIGAKIILEMLKNSEIKSRVMKAYLLFPTIERMALSPNGKIITGIVKHLIPTMLFLAWVFTILPVVVQKFLLAVHFMVRRMPTYHVTPTMNLVHPTVLQNVMFLALDEMEKVKELDEKGLKEASSLLFLYYGTTDGWVPLDYWKDMTRKHFDVKCMLCENKFDHAFVLRYSNEMADIMSDLIKEHTQLN, translated from the coding sequence ATGGCGTGCAAAACGACGGAAGGTTTTGTGACTGTCAATGGTGTATCAACGAATGTCATCACTTGGGGAGGTTGGATCGAAGATAAACTGAATGAAGATCAAAAGGAACTGATACTGCTTATTCCTGGCAATCCAGGATCGGCTGGCTATTACACGACATTCTTGACAAAGTTGCATTCTCAGCTTGGAGTTCCCATCTGGGCAGTTTCTCACGCCGGTCATGTTCTACCGCCGCCAACAAGACAAAATCTACCACCACTAGAACAAAATCCAGATCTctacaatttagaaggtcaggtTGAACATAAATTGGCATTTATTGAGAAATACGTTCCAAAGAACGTGAAACTAATTCTAATAGGACATTCAATTGGTGCTAAAATCATTCTTGAAATGCTGAAAAATTCTGAGATTAAGTCCAGAGTCATGAAGGCGTATCTCCTGTTCCCAACAATAGAACGTATGGCATTATCGCCAAACGGAAAAATAATTACGGGTATTGTAAAGCATTTAATACCAACTATGTTATTTCTGGCCTGGGTGTTTACCATTCTTCCAGTTGTTGTACAGAAATTCTTACTTGCCGTCCACTTCATGGTAAGAAGAATGCCAACATATCACGTGACCCCAACAATGAACTTGGTACATCCAACTGTCTTACAAAATGTTATGTTCTTAGCACTAGATGAAATGGAAAAAGTTAAAGAACTAGATGAAAAGGGCCTAAAAGAAGCTAGTAGTTTATTGTTCCTTTATTATGGTACTACAGATGGTTGGGTGCCACTGGATTATTGGAAAGATATGACACGAAAGCACTTTGATGTAAAATGTATgctttgtgaaaataaatttgatcatGCATTTGTTTTACGGTATAGCAATGAAATGGCCGACATTATGTCCGACCTAATTAAAGAGCACACACAACTAAATTAG